From Methylomonas sp. EFPC3, a single genomic window includes:
- the urtA gene encoding urea ABC transporter substrate-binding protein: MKRLSISFRKLATAAALSTALFGAAGSAQAEDTIKVGVLHSLSGTMAISETTLKDTMLMLIDEQNKKGGLLGKKLEAVVVDPASNWPLFAEKARELITKDKVSAIFGCWTSVSRKSVLPVIEELNSILFYPVQYEGEESSKNVFYTGAAPNQQAIPAVDYLMNDLKVQRWVLAGTDYVYPRTTNKILEAYLKAKGVKPADIMINYTPFGHSDWQSIVADIKKFGSAGKKTAVVSTINGDANVPFYKELGNQGIKAEDIPVVAFSVGEEELSGMDTKPLVGHLAAWNYFMSVDTTKNAAFIQQWKDYIKNPKRVTNDPMEAHYIGFNMWVKAVEKAGTTDPDAVQKAIIGVEFPNLTGGTAKMLPNHHISKPVLIGEIQEDGQFATVWQTNKVVDGDAWSDFLPDSKPIIADWTAPINCGNYNTKTKKCSGQNY; the protein is encoded by the coding sequence ATGAAAAGACTGAGCATTTCCTTCCGCAAACTGGCGACCGCCGCAGCGCTCTCCACCGCGCTGTTCGGCGCTGCCGGCTCGGCCCAGGCCGAAGACACCATCAAGGTCGGCGTACTGCATTCGCTGTCCGGCACCATGGCGATCTCGGAAACCACTTTAAAAGACACCATGCTGATGCTGATCGACGAGCAGAACAAAAAAGGTGGTCTGCTCGGCAAGAAACTGGAAGCGGTGGTGGTCGACCCGGCCTCCAACTGGCCGTTATTTGCAGAAAAAGCCCGCGAGCTGATCACCAAGGACAAAGTCTCGGCCATCTTCGGCTGCTGGACCTCGGTATCCCGGAAATCGGTCTTGCCGGTGATCGAAGAACTGAACAGCATCCTGTTCTACCCGGTGCAATACGAGGGCGAAGAGTCTTCCAAAAACGTGTTCTACACCGGCGCCGCGCCTAACCAACAAGCGATCCCGGCGGTCGACTACCTGATGAACGATCTGAAAGTACAACGCTGGGTGTTGGCCGGTACCGACTACGTCTATCCACGCACCACCAACAAAATCCTGGAAGCGTACTTGAAAGCCAAAGGCGTCAAACCGGCGGACATCATGATCAACTACACCCCGTTCGGCCATTCCGACTGGCAAAGCATCGTCGCCGACATCAAGAAATTCGGCTCGGCCGGCAAGAAAACCGCGGTGGTTTCGACCATCAACGGCGACGCCAACGTGCCGTTCTATAAAGAATTGGGCAACCAAGGCATCAAAGCCGAGGACATTCCGGTCGTCGCTTTCTCGGTCGGCGAAGAGGAACTTTCCGGCATGGATACCAAACCGCTGGTCGGCCATTTGGCAGCCTGGAACTACTTCATGAGCGTAGACACCACCAAAAACGCGGCCTTCATCCAGCAATGGAAGGACTACATCAAGAATCCGAAGCGCGTGACCAACGACCCGATGGAAGCGCACTACATCGGCTTCAACATGTGGGTGAAAGCGGTCGAGAAAGCCGGCACCACCGATCCCGACGCGGTGCAAAAAGCCATCATCGGCGTCGAATTCCCCAACCTGACCGGCGGCACCGCGAAAATGCTGCCCAACCACCACATCAGCAAACCGGTGCTGATCGGCGAAATCCAGGAAGACGGCCAATTCGCCACCGTCTGGCAAACCAACAAAGTCGTCGACGGCGACGCTTGGTCCGACTTCCTGCCGGACAGCAAACCGATCATCGCCGACTGGACCGCACCGATCAATTGCGGCAACTACAACACCAAAACCAAGAAGTGTTCAGGACAGAACTACTAA
- the urtB gene encoding urea ABC transporter permease subunit UrtB, protein MMTTTSTQTGIETRGVFKRLFELAFLNTVRHEPVAGLSALPGSNGTSAVDRSGWLIRTGLVLLIAAAAMAARPALADETGNPLDLLRQGSMSEREQAVEQLAADSANLKLLQALQDGKLFELKAEAKLAIGQETQTGYSLTDPISGASLGELERGAVGKINLNNKLRTLLRKAIGQLQLNHADPAVRLGAVQAMAKNVDDKALALLKDHLDHEADAEIVAAIRAVLLLQDINSPDKSQRINAITTLKELDSQDAVNKLQALTEKDADGNFVEADSDIRNLAEAALIKIRGRMQAYAAIETVFFGLSLGAVLVLAAIGLAITFGVMGIINMAHGELMMLGAYTTYVMQQLLPNNLGTALILSIPMAFLVAALVGIAIERGIIRFLYGRPLETLLATFGVSLFLQQAVRSIFSPLNRSVSTPDWMSGSWQINDFLSLTWNRFYILIFCLLVFTALLQILKRTKLGLEVRAVAQNRGMARAMGIPTARVDAMTFGLGSGIAGVAGVALSQITNVGPNLGQAYIVDSFMVVVFGGVGNLFGTLVAGFSLGIANKVLEPYAGAVLAKILVLVFIILFIQKKPRGLFPQKGRAAES, encoded by the coding sequence ATGATGACTACTACTTCTACTCAGACCGGAATCGAAACCCGCGGCGTTTTTAAACGGCTTTTCGAACTCGCTTTTTTGAATACCGTCCGTCATGAGCCTGTCGCCGGCCTTTCCGCGCTGCCCGGCTCGAACGGAACCAGTGCAGTAGATCGATCCGGCTGGCTAATCAGAACCGGACTCGTCCTGCTGATTGCCGCAGCAGCTATGGCCGCCCGGCCGGCACTGGCCGACGAAACCGGCAACCCGCTGGACTTGCTGCGCCAAGGCAGCATGTCCGAGCGGGAGCAAGCGGTGGAACAACTGGCCGCCGACAGCGCCAATCTGAAACTGCTGCAGGCCTTGCAGGACGGCAAGCTGTTCGAACTGAAAGCCGAAGCCAAGCTGGCCATCGGCCAGGAAACCCAAACCGGCTACAGCCTGACCGACCCGATCAGCGGCGCCAGCCTGGGCGAGCTCGAGCGCGGCGCGGTCGGCAAGATCAATCTGAACAATAAACTGCGTACACTGCTACGCAAAGCCATCGGCCAGTTGCAACTGAACCACGCCGACCCGGCCGTGCGCCTCGGCGCCGTGCAAGCCATGGCCAAAAACGTCGACGACAAGGCCTTGGCGCTGTTGAAGGACCACCTGGACCACGAGGCCGACGCCGAAATCGTCGCCGCGATCCGCGCCGTACTATTGCTGCAGGACATCAACAGCCCGGACAAAAGCCAGCGCATCAATGCAATCACGACCTTGAAGGAATTGGATAGCCAGGACGCCGTCAACAAGCTGCAAGCCTTGACCGAAAAAGACGCCGACGGCAATTTCGTCGAAGCCGACAGCGATATCCGCAATCTGGCCGAAGCGGCGCTAATAAAAATCCGCGGCCGGATGCAAGCTTACGCCGCCATCGAAACCGTGTTCTTCGGCCTGAGCCTGGGCGCGGTGCTGGTGCTGGCCGCCATCGGTTTGGCGATTACCTTTGGCGTGATGGGCATCATCAACATGGCCCACGGCGAACTGATGATGTTGGGCGCTTACACCACTTACGTGATGCAACAACTGCTGCCCAATAACCTGGGCACCGCCTTGATTCTGTCGATTCCGATGGCGTTTTTGGTCGCGGCCTTGGTGGGTATCGCCATCGAACGCGGCATCATCCGCTTCCTGTACGGCCGGCCGCTGGAAACCCTGCTGGCGACTTTCGGCGTCAGCCTGTTCCTGCAACAAGCGGTGCGCTCGATCTTCTCGCCGCTGAACCGCAGCGTATCCACCCCGGACTGGATGAGCGGCTCCTGGCAGATCAATGACTTTCTGTCGCTGACCTGGAACCGCTTTTACATCCTGATCTTTTGTCTGCTGGTGTTTACCGCCTTACTGCAAATTTTGAAGCGTACGAAGCTGGGTCTGGAAGTCCGCGCCGTGGCGCAAAATCGTGGCATGGCTAGAGCGATGGGCATCCCCACCGCGCGAGTCGATGCGATGACCTTTGGCTTGGGTTCCGGTATTGCCGGCGTCGCAGGCGTGGCCCTGAGCCAGATCACCAACGTCGGACCGAATCTGGGACAGGCTTACATCGTCGATTCGTTCATGGTGGTGGTATTTGGCGGGGTCGGTAATTTGTTCGGCACCTTGGTGGCTGGATTCTCGTTGGGGATTGCCAATAAGGTGTTGGAGCCTTATGCAGGGGCGGTGTTGGCGAAGATTTTAGTGCTGGTGTTTATTATTTTATTTATTCAGAAGAAGCCTAGGGGGTTGTTTCCTCAGAAAGGCAGAGCTGCCGAGTCTTAA
- the urtC gene encoding urea ABC transporter permease subunit UrtC, whose product MNLQNLTQDKTYSTVLTALASVTLLIPLCNLIFPEDSALHFSAYSVSLIGKYLTFALLGLSLDMVWGYAGILVLGQGAFFALGGYAMGMYLMRQIGTRGVYGNAELPDFMVFLNWTELPWYWYGFENFGFAMLMVFLAPGLLAFVFGWLAFRSRVTGVYLSIITQALTYALLLAFFRNEMGFGGNNGLTDFKDILGFNIQSEAVRSVLLLMTGLSLIGALLLCRWIVNSKLGRVVTAIRDQESRVRFLGYRVELFKLWVFVFAAMLAGLAGALYVPQVGIINPSEFSPLNSLEIVIWVAVGGRGTLYGAIIGAVLVNYAKTVLTGLMPDAWLFCLGGAFILVTLLMPDGIVGLLSRRIKPKPTLNATGGQPA is encoded by the coding sequence ATGAACCTACAAAATCTGACTCAAGACAAAACCTACAGCACCGTCCTAACCGCGTTAGCATCGGTCACACTACTAATCCCCCTATGCAATCTAATCTTCCCCGAAGACTCGGCCCTGCATTTCTCCGCCTACTCAGTCTCCCTAATCGGCAAATACCTCACCTTCGCCCTACTCGGCTTATCACTCGACATGGTCTGGGGCTATGCCGGGATTCTGGTCCTCGGCCAAGGCGCATTCTTTGCCTTGGGCGGCTACGCGATGGGCATGTATTTGATGCGGCAGATCGGCACCCGTGGCGTGTACGGCAATGCCGAACTGCCTGACTTCATGGTGTTCCTGAACTGGACCGAACTGCCCTGGTACTGGTACGGCTTCGAGAATTTCGGTTTCGCGATGCTGATGGTGTTCCTCGCCCCTGGCCTGCTGGCTTTCGTGTTCGGTTGGTTGGCGTTTCGCTCGCGAGTGACCGGCGTGTATTTGTCCATCATTACCCAAGCCTTGACTTACGCGCTGCTGCTGGCTTTCTTCCGCAACGAAATGGGTTTCGGCGGCAATAATGGACTGACCGATTTTAAAGACATCCTCGGCTTCAACATCCAATCCGAAGCCGTCCGTTCAGTATTGTTACTAATGACCGGCCTCAGCCTGATCGGTGCCCTGCTGTTGTGCCGCTGGATCGTCAACAGCAAACTGGGCCGGGTGGTCACGGCCATCCGTGACCAAGAATCCCGGGTGCGATTTCTGGGTTACCGGGTGGAATTGTTCAAACTGTGGGTGTTCGTGTTCGCCGCCATGTTGGCCGGGCTGGCCGGCGCGCTGTATGTGCCGCAGGTCGGCATCATCAACCCCAGCGAATTTTCGCCGCTCAACTCGCTGGAAATCGTCATCTGGGTCGCGGTCGGCGGTCGCGGCACTTTGTACGGCGCCATCATCGGCGCGGTGCTGGTCAACTACGCCAAAACCGTATTGACCGGATTGATGCCGGATGCCTGGCTGTTTTGCCTGGGCGGCGCCTTCATTTTGGTCACGCTGTTGATGCCCGACGGCATCGTCGGCCTGTTGAGCCGGCGGATTAAACCCAAACCCACTCTTAACGCTACCGGAGGACAACCGGCATGA
- the urtD gene encoding urea ABC transporter ATP-binding protein UrtD, with product MEDVSVSFDGFRALNHLSLYIDDGELRCLIGPNGAGKTTLMDVITGKTKPDSGSVFFGQTIDLLELDEPAIAQAGICRKFQKPSVFDALTVFENLELALRTDKRTWSTLFHKLNGEQRDRIHDVLQTIALPAQQRQLAGALSHGQKQWLEIGMLLMQDPKVMLVDEPIAGMTHQEVERTAELLLSLQGKHSIVVVEHDMEFVRSIARKVTVLHEGSVLTEGTMDEVQNDPRVIQVYLGG from the coding sequence ATGGAAGACGTCAGCGTCAGCTTCGACGGCTTCCGCGCGCTGAACCATCTTTCCTTGTACATCGACGACGGCGAACTTCGCTGCCTGATCGGCCCCAACGGTGCCGGCAAGACCACGCTAATGGATGTGATTACCGGTAAAACCAAACCGGACAGCGGCTCGGTGTTCTTCGGTCAAACCATTGACTTGCTGGAACTGGACGAACCGGCCATCGCTCAAGCCGGCATCTGCCGCAAGTTTCAAAAGCCCAGCGTGTTCGATGCCTTGACCGTGTTCGAAAATCTGGAACTGGCCTTAAGAACCGACAAGCGCACCTGGTCGACCCTGTTTCACAAACTCAACGGCGAGCAACGCGACCGCATCCATGACGTCTTGCAAACCATCGCCCTGCCCGCCCAACAACGGCAACTGGCCGGTGCACTGTCGCACGGCCAAAAGCAATGGCTGGAGATCGGCATGCTGCTGATGCAAGATCCGAAAGTGATGCTGGTCGACGAACCCATCGCCGGCATGACCCATCAGGAAGTCGAACGCACCGCCGAGTTATTGCTGTCCTTGCAAGGCAAACATTCCATCGTCGTGGTCGAGCACGACATGGAATTCGTGCGCAGTATCGCCCGTAAAGTCACGGTATTGCACGAAGGCTCTGTGCTCACGGAAGGCACCATGGACGAAGTCCAAAACGATCCGCGCGTGATCCAAGTTTACCTGGGGGGATGA
- a CDS encoding ABC transporter ATP-binding protein has protein sequence MLNISALQQYYGASHTLWDLDLSVPAGSCVCLMGRNGVGKTTLLKAIMGLLPVADGSIQFDGVELAKAKAESRAELGIGYVPQGREIFPLLTVEENLKTGLRAANKHGIKKIPDSIFEIFPVLKQMLKRRGGDLSGGQQQQLAIGRALVLNPRLLILDEPTEGIQPNIVSEIGDVIIRLNKSRGQPVAVPKPETGEIHQAIDRIHKELGVTVLLVEQKLPFARKVANQFCIMDRGRHVAVGAMDELADDMVKRYLTV, from the coding sequence ATGTTAAACATTAGCGCATTGCAACAATACTACGGCGCCAGCCACACCCTATGGGACCTGGATTTGAGCGTCCCCGCCGGGTCCTGCGTCTGCCTGATGGGCCGCAACGGCGTCGGCAAAACCACGCTGCTCAAAGCCATCATGGGCCTGCTGCCGGTGGCCGACGGCAGCATTCAATTCGACGGCGTGGAACTGGCCAAAGCCAAGGCCGAATCCCGCGCCGAGCTGGGCATCGGTTACGTGCCGCAAGGCCGGGAAATCTTTCCACTGTTGACCGTGGAAGAAAACCTGAAAACCGGCCTGCGCGCCGCCAACAAGCACGGCATCAAAAAAATCCCGGACAGTATCTTCGAGATTTTTCCGGTGCTAAAACAAATGCTAAAACGCCGCGGCGGCGACCTATCCGGCGGCCAGCAACAGCAATTGGCGATTGGCCGAGCCTTGGTATTGAATCCGCGCCTGCTGATTCTGGACGAACCCACCGAAGGCATCCAGCCCAACATCGTCAGCGAAATCGGCGATGTGATTATTCGCCTAAACAAGTCGCGCGGCCAACCTGTCGCCGTGCCCAAACCGGAAACCGGCGAAATCCATCAAGCCATCGACCGCATCCACAAAGAACTGGGCGTCACGGTGTTGCTGGTGGAACAAAAACTGCCGTTTGCGCGCAAGGTGGCGAACCAGTTTTGCATCATGGACCGCGGCCGGCATGTGGCGGTGGGGGCGATGGACGAATTGGCGGACGATATGGTGAAGCGATATTTGACGGTGTGA
- a CDS encoding urease accessory protein UreD, with translation MPANLAASSVPVATSEPAAWEAELRLGFSQRGDKTVLANSEHRGPLTVQRPFYPEGGVCHVYLLHPPGGVVAGDQLSITAAVDTTAQVLITTPAAGKFYRSGGGEAQQTINLTIGENASLEWLPQETIVYEGARLNSNMNIDLAEQARFIGWEILALGRPAAGEGFDNGAASLNWHISRAGRLLYMERLRLDAAAFQARWGLFGHSACGTMFVYPATPLQLAAVQELIGDEANRGVTLIEGLLICRGLDRRADLLKSFFEAVWGLVRGDVVGREVCAPRIWAT, from the coding sequence ATGCCCGCAAACCTCGCCGCTTCATCCGTTCCCGTTGCCACCTCAGAACCAGCAGCATGGGAGGCCGAGTTAAGGCTGGGCTTTAGCCAACGCGGCGACAAAACCGTCTTGGCTAACAGCGAGCACCGCGGGCCTTTGACCGTACAGCGCCCCTTCTACCCGGAAGGCGGCGTTTGCCACGTCTATCTGCTGCATCCGCCCGGCGGCGTGGTAGCCGGCGATCAGTTGAGCATTACTGCCGCTGTCGACACCACAGCCCAAGTACTCATCACCACGCCCGCCGCCGGCAAGTTTTATCGCAGCGGCGGCGGCGAAGCGCAGCAAACCATCAATTTAACAATCGGCGAAAATGCCAGTCTGGAATGGTTGCCGCAGGAAACCATCGTTTACGAAGGTGCGCGGTTAAATTCCAACATGAATATCGATCTGGCCGAACAAGCACGCTTTATCGGCTGGGAAATATTAGCCTTAGGCCGCCCCGCTGCCGGTGAAGGCTTCGACAACGGCGCCGCCAGCCTGAACTGGCACATCAGCCGCGCCGGGCGTTTACTGTATATGGAGCGCTTGCGCCTGGATGCAGCAGCTTTTCAAGCCCGTTGGGGTTTGTTTGGGCATTCGGCATGCGGGACGATGTTTGTTTATCCGGCTACTCCTTTGCAATTGGCGGCAGTGCAGGAATTGATTGGGGATGAGGCTAATCGCGGGGTGACCTTGATTGAGGGGTTGTTGATTTGTCGGGGATTGGATAGGCGGGCGGATTTGTTGAAGTCGTTTTTTGAAGCTGTTTGGGGATTGGTGCGGGGGGATGTTGTCGGGCGGGAGGTTTGTGCGCCGAGGATTTGGGCGACATGA
- a CDS encoding P-loop NTPase fold protein: MNLKFQNLQIDPTDPFSKDLLNRKPEIENLSTLISNLNSPAVLAIDSPWGTGKTTFIKMWEAFLQNNGIESLYFNAWATDFSEDPLISFLGEMNDGLSKLISSSAESNETWERAKNIGTTLAKKGIPALIKIATAGVIDAEKIIEDEASKVMEALTGDMLNNYFRQKSAIAEFHEALTKLIAESKIKPIVIFVDELDRCRPTYSISLLERIKHLFNIEGLVFVLSLDKYQLCHSISAVYGYNFDSESYLRRFFDFEYQLKRPEIKGYVKALVTVLELDKFLEPRKKYVGFRYDLEHLEMVFLMLVERLNLPPREVEQLIASINLAIRTTKENEYVYPALLVFLVIAKNKRPKVYQHYILPSENERAIIDYLYELIPEQLRYKNFSFECALIEGFLIAAKIDRYERSECETYNTHRKNLADETCTSDARGESWRS, translated from the coding sequence ATGAATTTAAAGTTTCAGAATCTTCAAATTGATCCCACCGATCCTTTCAGTAAAGATCTGTTAAACCGTAAACCAGAAATTGAAAACCTTTCTACTCTTATTTCTAATCTTAACTCACCTGCCGTATTGGCGATAGATTCACCATGGGGCACGGGAAAAACCACATTCATAAAAATGTGGGAAGCTTTCTTACAGAACAATGGAATTGAATCGTTATATTTTAACGCTTGGGCAACCGATTTTTCGGAGGACCCTTTAATTTCATTTCTAGGAGAAATGAACGATGGGCTTTCTAAATTGATCAGCTCTTCCGCTGAATCCAACGAAACTTGGGAACGTGCAAAAAATATTGGTACAACATTGGCAAAAAAAGGCATTCCAGCATTGATCAAAATCGCAACGGCTGGGGTTATCGACGCAGAAAAAATTATTGAAGACGAAGCCTCAAAAGTAATGGAAGCTTTAACAGGCGACATGTTAAATAACTATTTCAGGCAAAAGAGTGCCATCGCGGAATTTCATGAGGCATTAACCAAATTAATTGCCGAATCGAAGATAAAACCCATTGTTATCTTTGTCGATGAACTTGACCGTTGTCGACCTACATACTCAATATCTTTATTAGAAAGAATTAAGCATCTTTTCAACATTGAAGGCTTAGTTTTCGTACTTTCACTTGATAAATATCAACTCTGCCATTCGATTAGCGCTGTTTACGGCTACAACTTTGACTCGGAGTCGTATTTACGTCGTTTTTTTGACTTTGAATACCAGCTTAAAAGACCTGAAATTAAGGGATATGTGAAAGCGTTAGTTACAGTATTGGAATTAGATAAATTTCTTGAACCAAGAAAGAAATACGTAGGATTTCGTTATGATTTGGAACACCTCGAAATGGTGTTTTTGATGTTAGTTGAACGTCTAAATCTCCCTCCACGTGAAGTTGAGCAGCTTATTGCAAGCATTAATCTTGCCATACGCACTACCAAGGAGAATGAATATGTCTATCCAGCGTTATTGGTTTTTTTAGTAATAGCTAAAAACAAACGACCCAAAGTATATCAACATTATATTTTGCCATCTGAAAATGAGAGAGCAATTATCGACTACTTGTATGAATTGATACCAGAACAATTACGGTACAAGAATTTCAGTTTCGAGTGTGCGCTTATTGAAGGATTTTTAATTGCGGCGAAGATAGATCGATACGAAAGGAGTGAGTGTGAAACATATAATACACACAGAAAAAATCTGGCTGATGAAACTTGCACGTCCGACGCTCGAGGAGAGTCGTGGAGATCGTAA
- a CDS encoding transposase, whose translation MPNYRRAFIPGGTWFFTVNLLVRKNNDLLLREIDLLRDTVRAVRKRYSFQIDAWVVLPEHMHAVWTLPPGDADFSKRWRLIKSGFSRALPKTEYRSNVRKMAGERGIWQRHFWEHSIRDETDFERHVDYVHINPVKHGHVAKAVEWPYSSFHRYVEKGIYPPSWGGNLDLAVEGDD comes from the coding sequence ATGCCCAATTACCGACGCGCTTTTATTCCGGGTGGCACCTGGTTTTTTACGGTGAATTTGTTGGTGAGAAAGAATAACGATTTGTTGCTCCGGGAAATCGATTTATTGCGAGACACGGTGCGGGCGGTGCGGAAGCGTTACTCCTTTCAAATTGATGCCTGGGTGGTATTACCGGAACATATGCACGCGGTTTGGACGTTGCCGCCGGGTGACGCGGATTTCAGCAAACGCTGGCGATTGATCAAAAGCGGATTTTCTCGGGCATTGCCAAAAACCGAGTACCGGTCGAATGTTCGAAAGATGGCTGGCGAACGTGGAATCTGGCAGCGACATTTTTGGGAACATTCGATACGCGACGAAACAGATTTTGAACGCCATGTTGATTATGTGCATATCAATCCGGTTAAACATGGGCATGTCGCCAAAGCCGTCGAGTGGCCGTATTCGAGTTTCCATCGATATGTGGAAAAGGGAATTTATCCGCCAAGTTGGGGTGGAAATTTGGATTTGGCGGTGGAAGGGGATGATTAA
- a CDS encoding Txe/YoeB family addiction module toxin: protein MKITFSSDAWDSYLYWQATDKAILKRINQLIKEIQRQPFEGIGKPEPLQHGLSGYWSRRINDEHRIVYKVAGDTLLIAQLRFHYEY from the coding sequence GTGAAAATCACTTTTTCCTCCGACGCCTGGGATAGCTATCTCTACTGGCAAGCCACCGACAAGGCCATTCTCAAACGTATCAACCAATTGATCAAAGAAATCCAGCGCCAGCCCTTCGAGGGCATCGGTAAGCCGGAACCTTTGCAACACGGTTTGTCCGGCTATTGGTCGCGGCGAATTAACGACGAGCATCGAATCGTTTATAAAGTTGCCGGGGATACCTTGTTGATTGCGCAGTTGCGGTTTCATTATGAGTATTGA
- a CDS encoding type II toxin-antitoxin system prevent-host-death family antitoxin has translation MDAISYSAARANLAKTMDKVCADHAPIIITRKSESPVVMLSLEDYQAMEETAYLLRSPANARRLLESIAELESGQGTERELIE, from the coding sequence ATGGACGCCATCAGTTACAGCGCCGCTCGCGCCAATTTGGCTAAAACCATGGACAAGGTTTGCGCCGACCATGCCCCCATCATCATCACCCGCAAAAGCGAATCCCCGGTGGTAATGCTGTCTCTGGAAGACTACCAAGCCATGGAGGAAACCGCCTACCTGCTACGTTCCCCAGCTAACGCCCGCCGCTTGCTGGAATCGATCGCCGAGCTGGAATCCGGCCAAGGCACGGAGCGCGAATTAATCGAGTGA
- the ureA gene encoding urease subunit gamma — MQLTPREKDKLLLFTAALLAERRKARGLKLNYPEAVAYISAAIMEGARDGQTVAELMAYGRTLLSIDDVMDGVAEMIPDVQVEATFPDGTKLVTVHDPIV, encoded by the coding sequence ATGCAATTAACCCCAAGAGAAAAAGACAAACTCCTCCTCTTCACTGCCGCCCTCCTCGCCGAGCGCCGCAAAGCCAGAGGTTTGAAACTCAACTACCCGGAAGCCGTGGCCTATATATCCGCCGCGATCATGGAAGGTGCTCGTGACGGTCAGACCGTGGCCGAGTTGATGGCTTATGGCCGGACGCTATTGAGCATCGACGACGTGATGGATGGCGTGGCGGAAATGATTCCCGACGTGCAGGTGGAGGCAACGTTTCCGGATGGCACCAAATTGGTAACAGTGCATGACCCAATTGTATAG